aattgtatggACTCTAATCTTCTCTTcgaatatttctttttttaattccgaattttttctattttaaattgtatttctatattgactctatttttccctttttcttcgattaatgtgagaatttttagGCCGTAAGAGCGAACATGGTGACTTCTttttctaataataataataataataataataataataataataataataataataataatagtggtagtagtagtagtagtagtaataaggAGCCAGCTACTCAAATTCTACATTCTACAAATATACAGTAGAACCTCTCATAGCATTTTTTATGCCCAAAATAATTATGATGAGTCCAAGATAAACTGTAATATGTGTTTTACgtgcatatataaaaaaactaactcGCGCGCTTATACGGCCAAAAGACAACACTATGTACAAGCTCGGATTTTCACTAGCGTTGATTTTGGGACAACCAACGAAAAATAATCCATCCGATCTTGTTCTGCatcggcatatttgcaaacgaaaaataatttatgaataaaacttttatatacgtattcttagaggctaaaaaataaacttcgataaaaaaaaaccctaaaaccaactccaaatttaatgtcgaaaatttaaattttgactgataagcataaatataagcgaaaagatgaggcccttTGACAAGGTATacttatttgaatttgaaacaagaacatatatactcccttcgtcccaaatcGCGTCCCCTTTTATGAAAATCAAACTCAGTAGCTTTTGattaataatcatactaactatATTCATGCTAAGTATTATACatgttatattattatatttatattttgaagtaCTTTAATGTGATACTAATTTCATATTAGTTAAAAACATAACATAGAATAAATTATATATTGATCAAAGTATGTTATTGAAAATCgtataaaaaattataatttaggacggagggagtgtaCTTAATGATGAGCCTATATGTATAAATATCGGTGGGTAGATTTCAAGCATTGAATCAAAAGATCTTTGCACTCGGGCGCATCTCACATGAATACATTATAGTTTTGCCCATTTGCCGTCCAATTGCAGTGAGCAGGGGCggattcaggaaaaaaaaataggggCTCAGTTACACAGTTTCTTCAATCTACAACTATTTAAGGACctttagtttatcattcatgGTGAAAAATCGAAGGGGTTGTTCCGGGGGTATCCATGGGTCTTGTGGGTGTAGAGGGGACTTGAGTTCCCCTGCACCCAcattggatccgcccctggtaGTGAGTATTATTTATTACAAACTTATAATAAAGAAAGCTTGTGAGGCTAATTAGTTGTGCCTACTGCCTGCCTAATataaaaatcctctaaaattttaCCATCAGTTCAAAATACTACCGAGATATGTTAGATAAACTATATGAAGATTCATATTATTAGATTCACAATTGATTGTAGTTCTATAATATTTATTGTAGTTTTTTTACATTATAGTTGTCAATgttatatataggagtataataACTTGATTCCTAAAAATGAATGTAGGACACTGAAATGACAAATCGCTGAAATGGtgacgattttttttcttaaaatcaaGGTACGGGAATTGGGAAGCTTTGTTTAGTCACTCAAGTTTCAACCGGGTCAATTTGGTCCCTAATGTTATTATATTTAACACgaaaagctttttttttaaaaaaaaaacatcatgtgAACCCACGGGGCCTCGCTTGGCTATTGGCTATATATTAAGTTCGGGCCTGTTTACTTTGATACCATtttcaatcttaccaaattttggtaaagttgctaaaaaaatagctatatttagtttgctactaAATTAAAGTGTACATGCCCTTTATTTTGGCCCAGTCAGGCGGTCATAAATGACAATATGTTTCTTGTGATTTAGGAAAGATCTTTGAACTAAAATCATCTATGTAAAAATTAATCTTTGACTTGCGACaagtttttacaaaaaaaaaatggcaatATGAAGATCAATTTTTCTGTACAGTTTGATTTGCATAATCTAATTAACTCCCATGAACTTACCTTCTGTGTCCGCATTGTAGTAGGAAAAATAGTTGCATTAGGCCCTTCACAGTGCTCCTATGTGGAGGGGGTGCTATGTCTACGTGGAGGGAAAACAAGGTGGGACCCATAGCTACGGTGGGTTCTTCGCTTCTCAACAAAGGAACGAGGTGCTCGGCCAAAAAGCCAGGCGCAGGGCCCACTCGACGACGAAAAAAGAACGACGCAGCTCATGCGTCGACGGATGCCGCCGCGAGCAGATcagccgctgccaccaccatcGCTCGGAACCCGACGCCGTCGGGGAGCTCGTAGCTGCGCCGCCAGGGAGAGCCGGAGGCTGCCGCCGGGGAGCtctcggccgcgccgccggggAAGCCTGAGGGCGCCGTTGCCGCTCCACGTCGCGACGACCCTGCCGCTGCTCCCGTCTTCGTCCGACATCGGTGGTCGAgggcgccgccgcacggccgtcttcccggcgccgccgcacagCCGTcttcccgccaccgccgtcttccagatccgcgccgcgccgccgtcttcaagggcgccgccgcacggcccggaggacgccgccgccgccgcccggcccggaggagaggagagccggcgctggcagagggaggaggggagccggcgtcggcgaagggaggaggggattTGGGGGAGGAGAAATTTGGGGATTTGCCGGTTTGGGGGTAGTTGGGGATTTGTGGGTCCCACTAGCAGATATTTGTGGGTCCCACTCAGTGCTTGCACTGTGAAGAGAGGGTCTTCATCCTAGCTGTCAGGTGGGTGCTTGCACTGAGAAAGGCCTTTTAGAATTAACCAGTAATAGCTTTGAAAATGCAGTTTAGGCTAGCAGAGTaaaaaacaagaagatatcATAATAGCTCATCACATTATAAAATATTAACGTTTCGCCGCTTGATTCATACTCATTCGATGCTTCTCTAAAATAGAGAAGGAGAGAATTTAATGATAACATCTCGAGAaggtatatatgtacatacaagAAAGTTACATACCAGAATTTTTCATGCTTCAAACGCTCACACCATTTGTGGAAGAAAGGTGTTCCCATTAGATACAATTATTTATGGTAGAAAACCACGGTATCCACAAGACCTGTATGCACCAAAAGTTATTTGAATTAGTCGCGGGAAGTGATTACAACATATTTTTGCATTGGAAGATATAGACACTTTTCTTATATGTAGAACCCTCTTTCATTTTGTAAACCTTAAAATTATGCATAATAATCTATTGAAGAGGATCACTCCATTCAACATGCATGTTTATCTTAATTTAACTAATTAGATGCTCGTATAGAATTCTACTTGTTAATCCTAGATGGGTAAAATAACTAGAAATTCCTATATATTCCAACATTAGTCGAGAAAACAAATATTGCAAGtagagggttttttttttttttgcaaaatttctaCACCTTGAACGGTACTAGAGTaggcatgtcttttttttttctttggcctTTTTTTCTGTACTAGTTACTATGCACAAGGTTTTAAATGAAATGTAAGAGAAGAACGATGTGCAGGTTGCAGAGAAATGAATGATTGAATAGTTAGCTGGAGTATGTGGGAATGGAAGTGCAAGGGAGCCTGCCATTGCACCAGTATCTCATAATTGTAGAGGAGCAGGGAATGAACAGAATTTCTATAGATGGCACAAGAAAGCAAAGAATGATATTCTCTACAGAAGTAAAGCTAAAGACCAGGTACGTCGGAAGCAAAGAACCGTACTCTGCATGCTTaaggaaataaagaaaagaaacaaaggGGAAAACTTGCTGTAAGGATTAAAAGCCCAATTAATGATTAGCCGGGCCATGTCTTGTAGCAATCTTTCCCAACAATATGACTATGACTAAGATAATTGTGATAGTTAACCGGTGTAGCAAgagttatatattttttgccTCACCTAGACACATAGTGTTAACCAACCTGTAGTTACCTGAATTCTTTCGTATTTAATTAGACACTCCTTGCCAAAACATAATTTAATGCAGCTTCTAAAAATTCTACCACCTGAGTTCTTTCGTATTTTATATCATGAAATAATCTCCTAGAATAATTCAATGATGTTGTATTGATGTAGTCTATCTATATACTTTTCCACGTATTATTTGGTTGAGGTATAGAAGAACTGAGAAAGCATATTTAGTGTGCATTGGAATATGCATGAGTGTACAAATACTCGTAAGgttgacatttttttctttttaagctAAACATTTAAGAAACTTTTAATGGTCAAAAGTTTCAAAAACCTAAAAATCAAATACTTTTTGACCGGAGGGAGTAACCAAGTCAGCGCATGCCACGTCTACCTACCTGAAAGTTCATAATTACACCCTATGGGTTCTAGATTAAATATACAAGAACAGAAAAAATGCAAGATTTGCGTCCATTTTAGCATATAGGTTTGTGTTTCCTACCTTTGGTTATTCTCAATAAATGCAAGGTTTTCTTCATATTTTGCCACATTTTCTTGTTTAAATTTCCTACACCATTCATCTTAGTTTTTTCATCCTACATAGCCAATCAACACCTTGGGGCTCAACACCTTGGGGCTTCATGCATGTAAAAGTAACTTTGATAGTTTACAGCCCCTACTACTGCatcattttttccttttgctgAATGATATAGTGTTTATTACCTCTTCTTTGTTTGTTCCTTAGGGTGAAACGTCGAACGGTGAACaattggggaaaaaaatatagtaattgcTTCTTTCACCAAGACAACAGTAATAGCAGCCCTCAATCTGATAATGGCTTGTTCGTATAATTCGTCTCTGCTTGAAAAGCTCCTGCTAGATGCTCCTGagaaaatggagaaaagaaaagaaatgaagCTATAAATCCTTTGGTACACATAGTTTTCAAACTGGCAGAATGTGGAACAAGAAAAGAGATACTTACTTACCTGGCAAAGTTGATTTGGCAATGTAATTTACACTTCGAGAAGAGTACAAACAACGAACAGTTTGAAAGATATCAAAACAGAATTGGAAAccaattttttaaaacttttttttgtttttttcatcaATAACAACAGATAGAAACTAATATGGATGGAATGGAACTAGTAGAcgagttgtttttcttttttttttggagtggTTGCTATAGACAACGGtctaaatgacaaacaacgaacAGTTTGAAAGAACAGTTTGAAAGATATCAAAACAGGACCGAGAaaccaattttttaaaaaactttttttgtttttttcatcaATAACAACAGATAGAAACTAATGTGGATGGAATGGAACTAGTAGAcgagttccttttttttttttggagtggTTGCTATAGACGAGGGTCTAAATGACAAATAACGAACAGTTTGaaagatatcaaaacaaaaCCAGAAAAccaattttttaaaactttttttggggttttttcatcAATAACTACAGAAAGAAACTAATGTGGATGTAATGGAACTAAACTAATGTGGATGGAATGGAACTAAtagatgagtttttttttcttttttttgtggaGTGGTTGCTATAGACAAGGGTCTAAATGAAGGCTTAAGAGAAGAACGATGGGTTGCTTGCAGTGAAAATGAATGGCTAGCTAGGAAGGAATGGAATTGCAAAGGGAGCCTACCATTGTAGTAGTCTCTCATATTTGTAGATGAGCAGGGCATCAACAGAACAGGACATTGTCTAGGTGACACAAGCAAGGAATGATATTCTAAAGCTAAAAAGCCAGATAATATGTCGGAAGCAACGAACCTATGGCCTATAATGCTAAAagagataaagaaaaagaaaaggagaaaagaaacaGAAGGGGTAACTTGTCATGTGTATCTAAAGCCCGTTTAATGTGATTAGGCAGGGCCATGTCTCTATAGACTACATCAATCTTTGTAAGTGATCATAAGCAGAATAACAGCAACGGTTAATCGGGAggcaagagtttttttttccagctACCTGAGTTTTGTCATACACCTTCCGTTTCTTAATATTTAACCAGTTTTAATTTTTCCATTTAAACTATGACACTATTAGTTACCTTTATATCGTTAAACCAAAGTGAACAAaagtttttatttatattagTACATACCTTACTTTAATAACATAACATCATTTTTAGTACTTGTGTGTGTGTAATATCAAAGTTCGAAAATAAATAATGCACTGTGCACAGGGTGATCAATTCTTACGAAACAGAGATAAGAGTAGTATTTAATTTGACACTCCTTACCAAAATGCGCTTAAGTGTAAAAAGTACAATCTCAAGTGCAAGGCTTCGGCTATAACTGAAATTATATATCATGAAAGAATTTTCAAAACTGTTAATAATGTTATATTGTAGTATCTACATAAATTTTTACCTGTAAATTTGTCGTGTTTTTTCAGAAAACATTAGTTGTGTTATTATAGATGAAGCGTTACATATTTCAGTTTTGCCATTGCTAAATTACCCTCGGTATATTTCAATAGTAGAATTAGTTTTGACATTTCGGTAGTGATGATAATATAAACTAGGTGATTCTTCGCGTTTTGTTGCTGAAATTActaaataatttttaatattttttaataatcgagctaagagtaaaaagaaaaaattaatgaaaaaagaaaaaataatgaaataacAATCGAGTagcagtaaaaagaaaaaaataatgaaataacAATCGAGCTAGgagtaaaaaaataatgaaatctAGGATTTATCAGTACTTTTCATGAAACATAGTGAATGATGATGTGATATCCTTCTTTCTTACGCCAGCCAAGTAGCAATCAGAAAACCAATCAATTTTCCTTACACTACGACAATTCACTTGAACTACCAACATCACGAGTGACTCATGCCAGTCGTATATGCGTCATTTCTTCTCATCCTTGTCTCTAATTGTTAATTACTCGCTACCCGTAGTAGGCCTTGAGTAGGATTTAAGCATGAGTTCCGAACCATCTACTTCTCCTTATCCTTAGGGTGAGTACAATAGAGCGATAGCAGCAGGCTATACAAATGCCACGTCAGTTTTGATGCTGAGCTGGCGAAGTGAAAGTTGGAGAGAGAGCGTACGCGAGCGACTAATTAGTCGCCGGCATCTCGCGCGTTCCAGGACACATCCACATTAatattagggtgtgtttggatccCAGCCATTGAATACCATAGCTACAGTATTTTCGTCACGCTACAGTGTTTTCTGAGGCGGACGAAACGTCCGCCATACTCCTGTGGCGAGCCACGCCGTGGCGTGGCATTCCAAGCCGCCAACCAAGCAACCCCTTAGTCTTTTGCACTCTATACGGCTCACGCCGACGTCCTGATGCTGCTCTTGTGATCGACAGTGCTGGTATTTTAGATATGAGAttagaaaaggagaagaaactttTTAGGGAATTGTATGCTCACAATGCTATCTGTCGTTGTTGTACATATGCTATAGTTTGGCTGATTTGGCGAGTTTTGGAGCCAGTAGTTTATTCTTCTATTAAACTTGTTTTAAcaacaagtttaatagtatagccagctactagctctaaattatttatagtcaatttaatagctaattcatataataattaGCTACAAAATATACATACACGTTACTAATTGGTcccacatatcatacacacacaacgttttaaagttcgtgctgcagctggctacaaatctgtagcctgcttcttttctctctcctctcttatctTCTCCGTATAAGTTTGTAGTCAACTTATAGCttattattgtacctgctctaatggaAATTTAAGAGAGAGATCACTCCGCTAAGTAAACGAGACAGAAGATTCGGATAAATATGTCGTATCCTATTTAAAATAGAGGCAACGAACCGATTCAGGTATGTCATACCCTATTTAAAATAGAGGCAACGAACCACCAATCCATTAGAgcttatttaatatttaatagtATATTTAATAGTATATCCAACAACTCGCTCCAATTAATTTATAGCCACCAATCCatttgagcaagtttaatagtatatccAACAACTCGTTATCCaatcatttatacaatagttatttATAAGCATATATTACACCATTAATATATAGTCCTACTTTTTATATACACACAACATATTAACGTCCGTGCTGCAACATAAGTCGTTATTTATAagcatatattatattatttatgGTATTAATATATGATCCTACTTCTCATATATACACAACACATTAAcgtccgtgctgtagctggctataaatctatatatatacacaacaCATTAACGTCCGTGTTGTAGCTGActataaatctatagcccgctttCATGATATTGAAGTCTGTTCTTAGCCCGCTTCCGCTTTCTAGTTGCCCGCTTTTCTCTCTATTCTGACGCTAGTCGAAAACCAACGCTTTAAGACGCTATCGGAGACTAGCGATTTCTATTGCTGCGATGCTTAATATGCCCGCAACTTCTATTGCTGCAATGATGATTGGAAATTGCAAGTGGTAGTAACTTACACAGCAAAAGAATAGGAAATGCAGCAAAGATAATAACTAGCTTGCACTGAACCTCACACTTCTGAAAGAGACTCTTGATGTTTCAACTATCTACGAGAAAATAATCACTAGGTGATCAAGAAAGTGATTATATGTCAGGCACAGCACACAAATAAACCCAACATGACTAACTTCTACTGTCCGTGAAGTTCTAACCATTTAAGCAGGGGTACCAAATCATCATCTGCAGGGAGCATAGGCGACATGAATCTCCTATTATACACTCAAAAAACATAAAAGCCCAAGTTctcgaaaaaggaaaaaagcagCCGCCAAAATGGCCGCGATAAGACGTCAAAATCAAAGGCTTATGTTGTGTCTCATGTCTCCCTTCGGGACCTCCGGCGTGGGGCAGCAGCTCCatccttctcttcctcttccttctcGTCCTCCTTGCCACCGCTGCTTCCAGCTGCTTCGGACTCGGTAGACTTTGGTTTTTTGACCTCGGCTACGGGCTTCACAGGAGCCTAGGGAATGCAAATCTTACGATCAGCCATTGTTGTTTAACTACCAAACGAGGAGAGCGGAAGCATATGTATGTTGTGAGAGTAACTTACCGCTGGCTTCTTGCCGCCGAACAGGATCCTGAAGAGCACAGTCACAAAGACGACAACGATGGAGACCAGAATTCCAATGGTGATGTTGGGCTGCTTCTCTCCCTTCTCAATTACATCCTGTGAAGGGAAGACGAAGGTAAGATGTCACCTTCCAGAAGGATAAACCTAACAGCTAGTAATCCACCGTAAGAGCTTTGAACACAAAAGAAGTCACAGAGGATAGAAATTCTTACAATGATCTTAGTCTTGTAGGGTTCCAAGAATGGAATGTCAGCGAGTTTGTACAGAACGTCAAAGATCTTCTTCTGCAATGTGCATGGCAACTCAGTTACTCACAACATGAAGCCAGTATATTCTACATGTTGATGGATAAACTAACAAACATACAGcagaggaatattggaagaataTATTACCTGGAACTCAGAAAGACCATCacctgctgccgctgctgcctcctcagccttctccttctccttctctacTTCGTACTTGGGCTTCCAAGACTTCTCCAGGATAGAAGTGGCAACCTTCTCATCATCAGCGATCAAAATGTTGTCAAACAGGATGCCATCTTGCATCGTCCAGATCTCAATCCCAATAGCGGCAATCGGATCAGAGTCAGGCTTGTCAAGCTCGAAGTACTCAGGGTTGGGGATCTCTTGGGGCTTCCAGATTCCTTTGTAGTTGGGGTTGTCGATAAGAGGCGCATGCCACTTGCCCTTGTAAGCAGGGTTCTGCTTCATCGGCCTCTTCCACTCACCACAACCAGGAGCCTCTTCACACTTGGGGTTGTCAATCTTTGGTGCTTCCCATTCTCCATCCTCCTCATCATCCCAGTCTTCAGGCTTGTTAGCCTCCGGATCATCAATTTCCTCTGGCTCATCATCCAGCCACCCCTCTGGCTTTGTGGCCTCTTCGTCCTCAATTTCCATGGGGGCATCCTCATCCCAGTCATCAGGCTTCACAGCATCTGGATCAGGGATTTTAGCTCTCTCATCCCAGTCTTCTGGCTTTTTGTCATCAGGATCAGGAATGGTCTTGGATGGGATAAGTGATGGCTCAAAATCATCAGCAGAAAGGAAGTTtgccttcttcttctcttccccATCAACCAAAATTCTCACCTCATTATCAGGCTTCAAGATAGCCGTGTAGACATGAGAGAGCTTATCATATGGGACAGAAGGTGGGAACTTGAGGTGGTGTTCAACATACTTGCCAGTCTTGGGGTTCTTGTGCTTAAGGATGAAATGCACCTTGTTAGTTGATCCACATTTGTCAGGACCAAACATAATAGTGTAAGGAGTCTCATTATCAAACTCCTTGGCATCCCATGCAGCATCCTGAGGACGAATGTACTTAAGATATGCACCTCCACACTCAAGGCCATTCTGAAGCCTCACTTCAAACTGCAGGACAACAGTCCCATCCTTCAAAGTAACAGGCTCATCAAGCTCCTTGATTATGGCATATTTCTTGGCCTTCTCACTAACAAGCAGGCCATAGTCTTCATGTCCATCACTCTTTTCGTGCTTCCATACACCTGCAAACCACAGTAAGTACATCACCATTTAAGCCATCTTATGTGCGCTATAAAGAACCGATtgaaaaaacataaatttttaattgaGGTAGAAAATTAGCGTAATCTTACACTGGCAGATAAAATGAAAAGTAGATATGTTTACTGCAAACTGTACAAGCTAGACATGCCTTTCAATTTCACGACTTAGCATATGGAGAATTTTTGAAGTAAAGATGAAAGAACAAAACGCCACAAGTGGCAACAGCATACATGACAGCTTTCttcatttcaaaattcaaataacCTCATGTACCATCAGGTCAATACAGAAGGAATTACACAAAATGCTGTCCAGGGGAGCACGCGGATGCCATTACGATATGTTCACACGAGGAACAGGTAGTGAGGCTACTCATATATAAATAAGCTGGCAACGTCCACAGGATCAACATATACTACAAACTTTAAATGCAATTTAGTTAAAGCATATTTACGATAATCCTATAAGAGCAGGAACAAAATTAAAGTAAGCCACATCGCAACGGCTAGTTGATTATTAGCGTTGTGTGTACTAGTACTAcctaagggaaaaaaaacagacgCTCACAGGGTCCACGACACAGACCAGCATATCGTGACGCCGCAATCGCATGAGCCAATTCACGGAATCACAGTCCCCTACACTACAGATGTTACTACTACTGATTAGCTAGCTGGTTAGATCCGATCTACCAAAAGATGAAATGCATCTGCTGGATCTCGACCATGTGTGCATCTGTGGATCTCGATGCGAACTATGCGATTGACACACTATCATTCTCGCAAGGATGCGCACAAACCCAAACCGTCTCATGTTACAAGCAAGCAAAGCAGAGCAAGAATCCCATGAACAGATCAGCATCCCCTGCAACCCCCCAAGCACACCCGCTAAACCCACAGATCTCGATGCGGCGGTAAGCATACCTTTGTAGTCGTCCTTCCCGGAGAGAACCCACCTCCCCTCGAAGCTCTCGTCGAACGGCTCATAGAACAGCTGCAAGCACACACAGAAAtccaacacaaaaaaaaagcatcacAAATCTCACCCCCCAAACCACCACTCCAAGCAAATTCTCCACCAAGGAAACCAAAAAAGAACTCGCCGCTTACCGGATCGGAGGCGCGGATCTGGACGAGCAGCGCGGAGAGCAGAAGCAGCGGCAGGAGCGCGCGCCCACCCACCATCGTCCTCCCGATCTCTCGCGAGATCCAGAAATTTccagagaggagaagaagaacagagctgcgtctctctctctctctctctctctctctctctctccgcggCTTGGGGGATgaagagagggggggagagggTATAAGAAGAGGCGGAACTGGAGCGGATGGACGGCCAGGATGAGGGGGAGGGGGTAGCGGACGGCGGGGATCCGTCGATCGGGCCGTCGGGGCGGGGGGGCGACCGAGGAAACGGGCGTGGCGTGACTTGTTCCGGCCAATGAGAAGGTGCGCGACGTGGTGGCGGCCAATGGGGTGGCGCCACGTGGGACTGGTGACGCCTGGGCCAGAGGGGACGCCACGTCGGATGGGGGCTTCAACCGGCTGTGACTATGGAAGATCTCGGAAGGAAAAAAGAACTACTACTCCGATATAGGAGTGCCAGTACCACCACGCTGTGCTCACGACCCGAAAAAAGAACGCTAAAATCGTCGAATatgtatataggagtatataaaaagaaaaaggattatttcattagaaatatttattggctttttaatatttcatttttaacgttttaaaaaataaaccctaCAAATCTACAACAAGTtacaaaatttcaaactttttacCGCACCACGACATAGATTGTAATGGCACTAACTGTACTGTTatgcataaataaattaaaagagggtgaatttttatttaaaaatttcaagaaaatagaaaagaaacatATGACCCAAGTCTCCACATCCATATAAGATAGAGGGATTAATTAGCCGAAGTTCAAAAAAATAAGCTAAACGGCatatttgtaaacgaaaaataatttgtgaataagacttttatatacgtgttcttagcgatctaaaagcaaaggctggaaaataaacttcgatgaaaattccccaaaatcaactcaaatttaaggttgaaaatttaaattttggctgataaccATAAGCTTAAGCCAAAAAATGAGGTTgttactatgttttttttccttttgagttATTCTTTCAAGGAAAGATTAAATTTGCTCCGTTAACTTGGTTCAATTTTGGGCACTCAATTATAAAATTGTTCACTATTTGTTACAAATTTCTACATTTCATCCATGAGTACAAACTAATTTTCGATGACAATGCTTATGTGGAGTCCACGTTAGCTAATAGTGATAACATCAACATACTACAAAATGATGCTGGGGCGGTGAAACGTCAtgttttttgggatggaggaagtattataaAGAGATGCTATTCACCATGCTTCTCTCCTCTCGAGAGTTCTTCTGCATCCCCTCTATAGTGCTCTTTTCTTTCCTccggcccctctctctctctcttcttctccggtGTCTCACCGCCCTGGAAGGGATGGAGAGAGGTCCAACCCATCTACCCTACTATTAGTTGTAATTCTAGTCGGGTCTTCCCGTATGGGCGTATGGTCGTGGTTCCCATGTCGTTGTTTGTTGTCTTTTGGTTCCCGAAGTGGTTGTCGGCATTCAGTTTCCCTCGTCCTAGTATCACGG
This window of the Oryza sativa Japonica Group chromosome 4, ASM3414082v1 genome carries:
- the LOC4335732 gene encoding calnexin homolog: MVGGRALLPLLLLSALLVQIRASDPLFYEPFDESFEGRWVLSGKDDYKGVWKHEKSDGHEDYGLLVSEKAKKYAIIKELDEPVTLKDGTVVLQFEVRLQNGLECGGAYLKYIRPQDAAWDAKEFDNETPYTIMFGPDKCGSTNKVHFILKHKNPKTGKYVEHHLKFPPSVPYDKLSHVYTAILKPDNEVRILVDGEEKKKANFLSADDFEPSLIPSKTIPDPDDKKPEDWDERAKIPDPDAVKPDDWDEDAPMEIEDEEATKPEGWLDDEPEEIDDPEANKPEDWDDEEDGEWEAPKIDNPKCEEAPGCGEWKRPMKQNPAYKGKWHAPLIDNPNYKGIWKPQEIPNPEYFELDKPDSDPIAAIGIEIWTMQDGILFDNILIADDEKVATSILEKSWKPKYEVEKEKEKAEEAAAAAGDGLSEFQKKIFDVLYKLADIPFLEPYKTKIIDVIEKGEKQPNITIGILVSIVVVFVTVLFRILFGGKKPAAPVKPVAEVKKPKSTESEAAGSSGGKEDEKEEEEKDGAAAPRRRSRRET